AGCTGCAAttagaaagataaataataatgagaagatggatgttagctgaacgtactgtggtcatcatttcacaatatctGTCAATCACACCATCATCCTCTAcgtcttaaacttacacagtgatgtATGTTACTCctcaataaaacaagaaaaaaaaaaaagagttggtagacaagagggagagaagggtgttTCAGTAAATGTATTATTCAAGAGAACAGATGGAAAAATTAAGTGGTAAAGCAATAGCCACCAGAAATTAACAGTTTCCCTAACACCATGAGATTAAATGTAACACAGGAATACAAGGTTTTGTGCTATCTTATCAAAAGGCCTGTGTTTCAAGGTTTCATTTCGTTTTCAGGTAAAAGGGTTGGCTCTTACATCACAAGTGACTGCAGAATTCAAGTCCATGTCTTGGtttggtcactttttttttttattttttaagtaatccctacacccaacgtggggcttgaactcacaacctcgagatcaaaagttgcatgctccaccgactaagccagccaggtgcccctcagtttgaTCATTTTCAAAGACAGACTAACCCTGATCCCATAACTACTACTACCTAACTATAAAGATGGTATTAGATAATAACATCCCCTGAGAGCATGAACAAACGTTTTATCCAGTGTGCATTAGGAGAGTGACTACTCTAGCCACTGGAATCCCCACTATTATTCACCACTTACTAATGAACTCCGCATGTAAGTGCCAAGATCATAGAAGTACACTGAATAAGATGttactttatacatatatatgtatgtgtgtatataaaatgacCTTTCCGAGTTACTCTCTAGTTAGTCTACATTACCAATAAGTAACATTACAAAGTTCACCCCAAATACCTTAGTGAAAACAGGTTAAAAGGCAAAGGATACTATCATTTTATAAGCCATGAGAAACAGAATGTCCAAATGGAATGAAATCATTTAAAAGGCTTCCCACCATGAATAACTGCTGACTGTTTCAGAATCCAGAGTCATCAAAATGTAATTAAACTAATTTCAGTAACAAATGAAATACCAGTTTCTATAGGTTTCATTTAAGTTTAGTTTAAGGCAAAACTATTCCTAAGTTGCTCTAAAACAGGTCAAACTCACTGGATAATTGCCTTTAGTAGAAAGACTGACTCAATAGTGAGCTGATTCTGCAGAGTCAAAGTTCAGTATGCCAACACTTTATGAGACTCATTCCAGCTGAAGTTTAAACCATACTGAAAGGGCATTTCAGGGAAAGAGAACTGAGTGTGCAGAGGCACTGAGATTAAAGATAACTTGTCAGTGGAAGATAAAGTGGAGAGATGAGCAAGGACTACGCCACAAAGGGCCTTGTACACCATCCTAAGGAGTCAAGGAGTTATTCTGAGGGTTACTAAAGAATTTAAGTCTTATCAATGGACATCTAATACTAGGGAATAAGctacacttaaaaatacatactgaggggcacctgagtggctcagtcggttaagtgtctgactcttgatctcaacttaggtcctgatctcaggggcatgagtttaagccccacgtggagcctacttaaaaacaaaacaaaacaaaacaaaacaaaacaaaacaaaacatacagagTTCCTACCATCATACCAGACGCTGGGAACTCAACAGTGAAGCAGACAGACATGATTTCTACAATCAAGGCTCCTAATATAAATGCTTTTACAATAAGCAAATCACTGTAAATTATAACAAATGCTGTAAAGTAAAAGAATAGAGTGCTTTGAGAGACCCTAATGAGATGGTGACAGCATGATGGGAATGACACCCTTAACTTGGGATAGGTCAGAAGCAGCATCTCAgactgagaaagtgacatttaaacagacatgaagaaagggggagaggaaaatAACATGGGCAAAGGCCACGAGTGATAAAATAGCTTGGCATAttcaaggaaatggaagaaagccAGTGTGCCTGGGGTACAGAGACCAAAGCAAAGAATGGCAGGAGGTAAAACCCGAGGGGCCAGAACATACCAAATCTTGTAGGCCATGGTAAGGAACTGAGATTTTATTCTATGTGCAGGAAACCATGAGTAGTTTTAAGCAGGGGAATGACACgatctgaaaatttttaaagatcattctAGAAACCTGATGGAGAATGGATTAACGAAACTAAAATGCAAGTAGGAAGACCATTTAAGACGCAACTGAGATTGTACAGAGAAAGATGATGGTTACTTGGACTGGGGTTGTAACCGTGGAGACgcacagggaaaaaataaagggtaAGGAAAAGCTAGAACTCAGGAGTGACTCCTAGATTTCTGGCTCGAGCATCTATATAGATACCCACAAGGGAACACTGAGGTGGAACCgccttgaggaaaaaaatcaagaggttTTTTGTTCTAACGTGTTCAGTTCAGTAGGCTGAACGGTGACCTCCAAAGCTCTTAGGTCCTAATCCCTGAACCTCTAAATGTTGCCTTACAtgggaaaagggtctttgcagatgtgataaggatcttgaaatggagacattatcctgaattatctgggtgggccctaaacgCCATCACATGTATCTTTGTAAGAGAGGGCCAAGGGAGATttcagagacagaacaagagaaaACAATGTGATCGTGGACACAGAGATTGAAGTGATGTagccacaagtcaaggaataCCAGTGGCTACCAGAAGCTGAGAGTCAAGGAACGGATTCTCCtccagagcctctggagggagcatgggtcctgctgacaccttgatttgggaCCACTCAcactgatttcagatttctggcctacagaatggtaaaaaaatagatttctgttgttttaaaccaccaattttgtggtaatttgttatagcaagccacaggaaactaacacaTTAAGTCTGAGATGCCTGTAAAGCATCCAAATAGAGGTTTCAAATAAGCTATTGGTCTAAGCGTCTGGAGTTCAAAAGTTAAGAGCTATTGTTTTAAATATCCCTAAGGGTTCAAAAGTTGTATTCTTACCTCCAGGTCCTTTCGAATGCTCTCAAACTCCTCGATGTCATCAAGCTTCAGCTCCAGGCGGGTTGGTTTTCGCCGCAGCATAATGAGATCAACCCCAAGGGCCAGACCCAGTGAACCGTCAGCTATTAGAAATAGCAGAGGAGGAAAAACTGGAGGGGAAAAACCTCAGCTACAAATACAAGATCAATTTGTCCGCATGCATGCTAAATGAACAGTGATACAAAAGACTCATTTGGGTTCACACAGACACTTTGATGTCATGATTATTACATGATGGAGATCTGTAACTCCGCAATTCcaaaaaaaacagttttcaaggaaaaaaaaaagagcaagctgCCTATAAAAGAGAATTCTAGGTAATAATCGCCTTAATCTTATGCTccagtcacatttaaaaaaacattccacCTTAgagaataaagttaaaatatcacatcttaaaaataaattaaataaataaatgatcacatCTTAATTCGGTATAGTTAGTGGGAGAGTACACGGCCGTTAAAGTTGTTCAGCTCTGTGCGAGAACTGTAAGAGATCTGTGAATCTGTAAGAGATTTCCTGAATACTGAAATCAGTTTACTAAATTTTAGGCAAACTCCATATAACTCACAATTCACAGGGTTATCCTCAGGGTCTAAATAGGTCCTAAATGGACAGgtcattcattaaacaaacacTTCTTGTGCTCCGGCTACAGAGTTGAAAGGCATAGTCGCAGTCTGTGGGGAAAACAAACACGTAAACAGAAAATTGCAACATACTCTAATAAGATGATGAGGATAACACGATGGCACCACACAGGCACCCAATCCAGTCTGGGCAGAGTGTGGGGCAGACAGGGATgtggaagacttcctggaggagatcTCTAAGCTGACTTGCGAAGGGCAGCCAGAGAAAGGAGGGtaaggaagggcattccaggcagagagaacaagtACGCCAAGAGGCTCAAAAGAACACTCTGAAAACCCAAGGTGATGCTTATGCTAACAAAAAACAATTTCCTTAAAGACAGTGAAACTCCCCAACTGAGTTCACAACCTGTTGAGGGCAACATCTTTATAGTCTCCATTGCCCCAAGTAGTGTGAATCTATAATAACCAGTCAGTAAATGTGTTGTTGAATAAACTAAGACACCCCAATTAGACGAAACGAACTTTTCTTGAACGCTGTGCTACGCTTTTCCACTCCCCTTCTTTGGACTTTTATTTTAACACAGAAACCCTCTGAAGCTGACAAAATTAGCtctatattaaaaatgaagttgagGCTGTTCAGTTTGGTTAATAAATGTCAGCCTCCTATAAAAACTACatggtgaaaattaaatgagaatgaTGTCAGTGAAAGCTCCTTTAGAGTATGTACAATTACAGGGGCgtctgtctggctcagtcggtaggtaGTGCATACAtagtcttaatctcagggtcatgagttcaaaccccatgttgggtgtggagcttactttcAAAGAGTACGTACAGATATAAATTATTATCACATCTATCTAGGAAGTAGCTAGAGACTCTGAAGTATACGAAGGAAGAAATGTATCCTCCCTGGAAGCTTGGAACAGAACCGGCTGGCACATTacatttcaaaattgctttgtaTGAAATCAAATACTATCTTGATTTCAATGTAAACAAATGGTAGAGGAAGCCAAAGTTCCAAGGGGGGAATAAGggaggaaagaatatttaaaaggaagaaaaaccctGCTGCaggttttcttcacttttctgcAAACTGTGAAAAGCTCGCCACTAGGAGGCAGTACAGAGTAACGGGCAAAAGCGCTCCCTCAGCAGGCCAAAGGGCAGGGGGCGAGATTCTAATGCCACCCGCCACTGATCTTGGACAATTAGTTTCATCTTTCACTGGCCCTTAGTTTCCTCAGGTTTCTGTACTCTGTTGTTGCATAGATTGAACGACGTAATGCACAGCAAGTTCCTAGAACGTGACTTGGCAtttagtaaacactcaataaacaatagctattattattgtaattgcccttggggaaggggagggcgaGCTGTCCAGCTCAAGAAACACCAATAGTTTAAGCATGTCCACCCCCAACACGGGGGCAAAACCTTTGCCTTGTTATCTCCGATGTCCCAGCACCCAGCGGAACCCAGGGCCACGCAGAGTTGCCCGGGCTCAGTTTACCTGACGCTTTCGTGGGCATCATCTCACTCGGAGTCAGACACAAAGACCGGGCTGAATACAAACTTCAACAAAAGCAGGCCGTACCTCCTCCTCcgggtttttatttttactttggcgCTAGAGGGCTCTTTGAGCCTAATCTGTCGCCACTGATCAAATACACCAAAAATTCACCCAACTCAGAGGAAGGCCCTGGGACAACGTCCCCACAGCGGAGAACAGCACTCCCTCCGCAGCTCCAGAGCGGCACTCACGAGTCCAGGGAGAGGGTGTCCATGGCAACATGGCCCTCCGCTCAGGAGGCGTGAAGCCCCTCTTATTAGGGCCAAGAGCGACAACCGGCCTCGGAAGCCCTCCATTTGCTACCGGAGTTCAGCCCAGGGCCGCGCGACTCGACGCACCTACCTCTTTTCAACCCAGCTCAGCCTCTTCCCGGAACCCCGGCGCCCACCGCGAGTCTCCTGCTAAGCTCACTGGACTACACTTCCCAGACTGCTCTGGACCTCCCTCCTGCAGAACCTCGTCCTCCTCCCGCTTTCCTTAGAGGCTCTTCGATTGGCGCCACGACTCTCGCCTACTACGATTCCCATCATGCTACCCGTCACCCAGGACGCTGCGTCGGCCCTCGGCCCACTTCCGGTCTGTGACGTACTTCCGCTTTGCTGGGCGCGCGGTGGACGGTCTGAAACGCAGATCTCGGCTTCGGCTGGGGTTTCGCGGCTCCAGAGCTCAGCATGGCTTCCTCACGAGCCTCCTCCACGGTACGGATGTCAGCTCACTCCGGCAAGAAGCGCgaagggggctgggagggtgTTCTTGGGGGTTGGGCCGCTCGGGAACGGGCTAAGGCGGTGGAGGACTGGGGTGAAAGGCTGCGAGACTCGGTCCTGCCTTAGCGCAGCCGTGTTTTCCTGGTCTCTGAGTGCTTGCCTGTGTTTTAGTTGATTTGCATCTCTCACTACAGCCCCTAACGGTAAATACCTCTTCCGACTGGTCCAAAAACGGAGCTCTGAAAGGGAGTAGTGTTGTGGCCCAGATGTATGTCTGTGTCAGACTTCTTAATTGTAATAAGGCCTTCCAGCTTCATGTCTGTTGCCTTACGACTGAAAACGTTTGAAATGTGTAGGCCGGTAACTAACTTGTTCCCCCTTAATAATTGCGTTGGTTATTTGTTATCCTTTCTTTCCCCTGTGATGAGCCGAAGCCTCGGGTGTTTCATAAAACCCAAGAAGAGATTGCCACCGAATGATGTAAACATGTGCCAAGGCAAACCTTTGATAGAAAAATTACCAAAAGTAATTCACTAGTTTTTCCAGCCTCTTCCTATCTGCAGAACTTAAGTGAttaagagaccccccccccccccgcgcgcccCACCCAATCAGTGAAGATACCTTAACTGGTGTCCAGCTTGTCCTTTGGGGAGGAAATAGGATTGAAGCTACGTCCTTTGGGGGAAGCCTAGTGAATTGCTAAGACTGAGCCTTAAGTTAATCCAGGTCTTTGATTTAGCAGGCAACCAAAACTAAGGCACCTGATGACTTAGTTGCTCCTGTTGTGAAGAAACCACATATCTATTACGGAAGtttggaagagaaggagagggagcgTCTGGCCAAAGGAGAGTCTGGGATTTTGGGAAAAGAAGGACTTAAAGCTGGAATTGAAGCAGGAAATATTAACATAACCTCTGGTAAGATGCAAATTGTGAGTCCCTCATTATCTGTTTTATAATGTCAA
Above is a window of Panthera tigris isolate Pti1 chromosome D4, P.tigris_Pti1_mat1.1, whole genome shotgun sequence DNA encoding:
- the CDC26 gene encoding anaphase-promoting complex subunit CDC26 produces the protein MTCPFRTYLDPEDNPVNSDGSLGLALGVDLIMLRRKPTRLELKLDDIEEFESIRKDLENRKKQKEEVDVVGISDGEGAIGLSSDPKNREQMINDRIGYKPQPKPNNRSSQFGSFEF